The following proteins come from a genomic window of Pirellula staleyi DSM 6068:
- a CDS encoding glycosyltransferase family 4 protein, which yields MKPRRLAVVCRRYWPATGEQVQAIEWLAEGLRRAGHEVTILTAALGKQWPTHVVHREVKVERLAQLHLQPWNTLTYLWSLLSHLRTHKNQFDAVIVSGLRYDAYAVVRALRGTSLPVFLWSEGAGIGGDIQWQQNSHFGARVVGGCFDGQALFCTSQVAAEELLAHGAPPEKIVRLSLGITPFPERTIEAKIAARKALGDVNHDLLLDQRSPLAIYHGPLAAGLGLEELVSSWRGVQAKLPTARLWLVGDGDLREKLWNLITDLDLRYRVCMPGVFDDLTELLAAADALVMPHLTSTSHTSMIPALAAGLPVVAGDVPTSRELISHAQEGLLVSAQNLGDMSEAITTLISDPLAHHRFSMLARESALRRFDLGSMIKRILDVIETTIPPCNSR from the coding sequence ATGAAGCCGCGCCGGCTGGCGGTCGTTTGCCGCCGCTACTGGCCGGCAACCGGCGAGCAGGTGCAGGCCATCGAGTGGTTGGCTGAAGGTCTGCGCCGCGCTGGTCACGAGGTCACCATCCTCACCGCTGCACTCGGCAAGCAATGGCCCACCCATGTGGTGCATCGTGAAGTCAAAGTCGAACGACTCGCGCAGCTCCACCTCCAGCCCTGGAACACGCTGACCTATCTCTGGTCACTCTTGTCGCATCTTCGTACCCATAAGAATCAGTTCGATGCGGTGATCGTTTCTGGCCTGCGCTACGACGCCTACGCCGTGGTGCGAGCCCTTCGCGGAACGTCGCTCCCTGTCTTTTTATGGAGTGAAGGAGCGGGCATCGGCGGCGACATCCAGTGGCAACAGAACTCGCACTTCGGCGCGCGTGTGGTGGGTGGATGTTTCGACGGTCAGGCCCTCTTCTGCACAAGTCAGGTCGCCGCCGAAGAGCTCCTCGCTCATGGCGCACCTCCCGAGAAAATCGTTCGCCTTTCCCTTGGAATAACCCCTTTTCCCGAGCGAACGATCGAGGCCAAAATCGCGGCCCGCAAGGCCTTGGGAGATGTGAACCACGACCTACTGCTCGACCAGCGATCTCCGTTGGCGATCTACCATGGCCCTCTGGCTGCCGGGCTGGGACTCGAGGAACTTGTCAGCAGCTGGCGCGGCGTGCAGGCCAAGCTCCCCACCGCTCGACTCTGGCTCGTCGGGGATGGCGACCTGCGCGAGAAACTTTGGAATCTGATCACCGATCTCGACCTGCGCTATCGTGTTTGCATGCCCGGTGTGTTCGACGATCTCACGGAACTCCTCGCAGCTGCCGACGCTCTGGTGATGCCCCATCTCACCAGCACGTCGCATACCAGCATGATCCCGGCACTCGCGGCCGGTTTGCCGGTGGTGGCTGGTGATGTCCCGACTTCGCGCGAGCTCATCTCGCACGCCCAAGAGGGGCTGCTCGTCAGCGCGCAAAACCTGGGCGATATGTCGGAGGCCATCACCACCCTGATTTCCGATCCACTTGCCCACCACCGATTCTCAATGCTCGCACGCGAGTCGGCTTTGCGCCGGTTCGATCTGGGAAGTATGATCAAGCGTATCCTCGACGTTATCGAAACGACCATTCCGCCATGCAACTCCCGTTAG
- a CDS encoding serine hydrolase — protein sequence MFRSLGLTVGWLALLASTSLAATDEKLAKRLEPIIAAHQGQVAVAIKHLPSEATFEYRAADPMPTASLIKLPVMIEAYRQSAAGKLDLAQSITLTEKDKVPGSGVLTKHFSAGATLTLRDAIRLMMAFSDNTATNMVLERTGIPAVNQTMEKLDLVETKIHSQVFRPGTSVLPERSKQFGLGSTTAAETVALIEKLHQGKLATPAICAEMLQHLYATEEESCLPRLLPEGVRVAQKTGAVSAVRTAAGIIESNAGPILICVLTSENRDQRWTSDNSAELLIANIARETHEHFAAMQQSTTPPVPKTLRIGSSGDLVAALQRTLNAKNPEASRLTVDGDYGPATAAAVKKFQLEHMLNETGEMDSKTWQALGPLVDRENPTADPAVVNAAELPPKKPESLEGPPVVSCKSWGIADAKTGAIIASYEEDDKLDIASTTKLMTALVVARMAGENASLLDEVVTISAAADATPGSSAWIREGEKLQLRELLYGLLLPSGNDASVAVAEHIGSKLMLDDRKPAPLDRFIAEMNKVAAELGMSDTSYKNPHGLTEEGHFSSVRDQLKLARTIVGTPMLAPYFEARIRGARIESEMGYQRNVAWKNSNRLLDYEGYRGLKTGTTDAAGACLVSHFQQGEVDLVCVVLGSTSSDGRYVDTRNLLRWAAKHRPAPAPVDTAPAPVP from the coding sequence ATGTTTCGCAGTCTTGGTCTCACCGTCGGCTGGCTCGCTCTTTTGGCTTCGACTTCGCTGGCTGCGACCGACGAAAAACTGGCGAAGCGTCTCGAGCCGATTATCGCCGCCCATCAAGGGCAGGTGGCCGTGGCCATTAAGCATTTGCCGAGCGAAGCGACGTTCGAATATCGGGCCGCCGATCCAATGCCGACCGCCAGCCTCATCAAGTTGCCGGTGATGATCGAAGCGTATCGGCAATCGGCGGCAGGCAAACTCGATCTCGCACAAAGTATCACCTTGACCGAAAAAGATAAGGTCCCTGGAAGCGGTGTGCTAACAAAACATTTCTCTGCTGGCGCGACGCTGACACTGCGCGATGCCATTCGCTTGATGATGGCGTTCAGCGACAACACAGCGACAAACATGGTGCTCGAGCGGACCGGCATTCCGGCCGTAAATCAAACGATGGAGAAGCTCGACCTTGTCGAGACCAAGATCCATTCGCAAGTCTTTCGCCCCGGCACCTCGGTGCTTCCCGAGCGCAGTAAGCAGTTTGGACTAGGGAGCACAACAGCAGCGGAGACCGTTGCACTGATCGAGAAATTGCATCAGGGAAAACTTGCAACTCCTGCCATCTGTGCGGAGATGCTCCAGCACCTGTACGCCACCGAAGAAGAGAGTTGCTTGCCACGACTGTTGCCCGAAGGGGTGCGCGTGGCGCAGAAAACAGGCGCTGTTTCGGCCGTGCGAACCGCAGCAGGCATTATTGAATCGAACGCTGGGCCGATTCTGATTTGTGTCCTAACGAGCGAGAATCGCGACCAGCGCTGGACCAGCGATAACAGTGCAGAACTGCTGATTGCCAACATCGCCCGTGAGACACACGAGCATTTTGCCGCGATGCAGCAATCGACGACACCGCCAGTACCCAAAACGCTTCGGATTGGCTCGAGTGGCGATTTAGTCGCGGCGCTCCAGCGCACTCTGAATGCTAAAAATCCTGAGGCCTCGCGACTCACCGTCGATGGCGACTATGGCCCAGCGACCGCAGCGGCGGTGAAGAAATTTCAGCTCGAACATATGCTCAATGAAACGGGCGAGATGGACTCCAAAACCTGGCAAGCACTTGGCCCCTTAGTCGATCGCGAAAATCCGACAGCCGATCCAGCGGTGGTGAACGCCGCCGAACTTCCTCCCAAAAAGCCCGAGTCGCTCGAAGGTCCTCCGGTGGTCTCGTGCAAGTCGTGGGGGATCGCTGATGCCAAGACCGGCGCGATCATTGCCTCGTACGAGGAAGACGACAAACTCGATATCGCCAGCACGACGAAGTTGATGACCGCACTGGTGGTCGCGCGGATGGCTGGTGAAAACGCGTCGCTGCTCGACGAAGTGGTGACCATCTCCGCAGCTGCCGATGCCACGCCCGGCAGTAGCGCGTGGATACGTGAAGGGGAGAAGTTACAGCTGCGAGAACTGCTCTACGGACTCCTCTTGCCGTCGGGGAACGATGCCTCGGTGGCAGTCGCCGAGCATATCGGCAGCAAGCTGATGCTCGACGACCGAAAGCCGGCGCCACTCGATCGGTTCATCGCCGAAATGAATAAGGTGGCGGCTGAACTGGGGATGAGTGACACGTCGTACAAAAATCCGCACGGGCTGACCGAGGAGGGACACTTCTCGAGCGTGCGCGATCAGCTGAAGCTCGCGCGAACGATCGTCGGCACGCCGATGCTCGCCCCTTATTTCGAAGCTCGCATTCGTGGCGCGCGAATCGAAAGCGAGATGGGCTATCAGCGGAACGTCGCTTGGAAAAACTCGAATCGTTTGCTCGACTACGAGGGATATCGGGGGCTGAAAACTGGCACGACCGACGCAGCTGGGGCGTGCCTCGTCAGCCACTTTCAGCAGGGGGAGGTCGATCTGGTGTGCGTCGTCCTGGGGAGCACCAGTTCCGATGGCCGGTATGTCGACACCCGAAACTTGCTCCGCTGGGCCGCCAAGCATCGCCCTGCACCCGCTCCAGTCGACACAGCTCCGGCACCTGTGCCTTAA
- a CDS encoding small basic protein — MPIDNSLKVKAGAISNRNVLTRAERLEKLKEADRWKEGDKVLGMPKVRVVKISMKKKKKVKTEEEGGAAGAKGAKGGKAAPKK; from the coding sequence ATGCCAATCGATAATAGCTTGAAGGTCAAAGCTGGTGCGATTTCGAATCGCAACGTTCTCACGCGTGCAGAACGCCTGGAGAAACTCAAGGAAGCCGATCGCTGGAAGGAAGGCGATAAGGTCCTCGGCATGCCCAAGGTGCGCGTCGTGAAGATCTCGATGAAGAAGAAGAAGAAAGTGAAGACCGAGGAAGAGGGTGGTGCTGCCGGTGCCAAGGGCGCCAAGGGTGGCAAGGCTGCTCCCAAGAAGTAG
- a CDS encoding YgiQ family radical SAM protein: protein MLPRDIGSRPAAPVMPMNAPFSLPLVQPSAGRLGDLLTTLRESSPSQPTGPVRPLPMTREEMQARGWDELDIVFVTGDAYIDHPSFAMAILGRVLEAAGFRVGIVSQPDWRKVDDWRRLGKPRLFFAVSAGNMDSMINHYTANRKVRNDDAYSPGGRIGLRPDRATLAYCQRSREAYPGVPVIAGGVEASLRRLAHYDYWSDKVRRSILLDCKADLVVFGMGEEIILQIARALAEGKDTKSLRDLRGIAYALGASEQPPADSLVLPSFEAVSTDKKAFAIATRTIHNETNPYNARRLVQWHDRQAVVCNPPSLPISQGSMDVIYGLPYTRRPHPSYTEPIPAFGMIKDSVTIMRGCFGGCTFCSITTHQGRIIQSRSKDSVIGEIKRMTEDPKFKGTVSDIGGPTANMYQMTCSKPEVEEKCRRQSCVHPTICKLLGTSHEPLIELMKEARELPGIKKVLVASGIRMDLARRSPEYMKDLVQHHVGGHLKVAPEHTDPDVLNKMRKPSNDDFEKFTASFMKESKKAGKKQYVVPYFIASHPGSDLDAMINLAVFLKQNGYRPDQVQDFIPAPFDVATAMYYTGMDPFTFKPVYIAKQLKDRKLQRALLQFFKPENYFEVREALQRAGRTDLIGEGCDALIPANPPKEALARRRSQANEHFSGQYVHTIPSGKPEAKDRPNPGKTGDSRGAVNPQFASKPRVKKQKFRLPSGKVIDGNARPAGGAARPATGGARPAGGSGGPRPPITGGTAGDASLQKKKGRKKESRHQPGPGYRPDTKKHQG, encoded by the coding sequence GTGCTTCCTCGCGACATTGGCTCGCGACCTGCTGCACCTGTGATGCCCATGAACGCTCCGTTTTCACTTCCCCTCGTACAGCCCTCGGCTGGACGTCTTGGTGACCTCCTCACGACCCTGCGTGAGTCGAGCCCCTCACAGCCGACGGGACCTGTTCGCCCCCTTCCGATGACGCGCGAAGAAATGCAGGCGCGAGGCTGGGACGAACTCGACATTGTCTTCGTCACCGGCGACGCCTACATCGACCACCCCAGTTTTGCGATGGCCATTCTGGGACGCGTGCTGGAAGCAGCCGGCTTTCGGGTTGGCATTGTTTCTCAGCCCGACTGGCGCAAGGTCGACGATTGGCGTCGCCTCGGTAAGCCGCGTCTGTTCTTCGCCGTGAGCGCGGGGAACATGGACTCGATGATCAACCACTACACCGCGAATCGCAAAGTCCGAAACGACGATGCCTATTCCCCAGGTGGGCGTATTGGTCTGCGTCCCGATCGCGCCACACTTGCCTATTGCCAGCGCTCGCGCGAAGCCTATCCCGGTGTGCCGGTGATTGCGGGAGGCGTGGAAGCATCGCTGCGCCGTCTGGCCCACTACGACTACTGGAGCGACAAGGTCCGCCGCTCGATCTTGCTCGATTGCAAGGCCGATCTCGTGGTGTTCGGCATGGGTGAAGAGATCATCCTGCAAATTGCCCGCGCTCTGGCCGAAGGAAAAGACACCAAATCTCTGCGCGACCTACGCGGCATTGCCTACGCCTTGGGAGCGAGCGAACAGCCTCCCGCCGACTCGCTGGTACTCCCCAGTTTCGAAGCGGTCTCGACCGACAAAAAGGCCTTCGCGATCGCCACCCGCACGATTCACAACGAAACCAATCCCTACAACGCCCGTCGCCTAGTGCAGTGGCACGACCGTCAAGCAGTGGTTTGTAATCCGCCGTCGCTCCCAATTTCGCAAGGCTCGATGGATGTGATCTACGGTCTGCCCTACACGCGCCGGCCCCATCCGTCGTACACCGAACCGATTCCCGCTTTCGGCATGATCAAAGACAGTGTCACGATCATGCGAGGCTGTTTTGGAGGCTGCACTTTCTGCAGCATCACCACGCACCAAGGCCGCATCATTCAGTCGCGCAGCAAGGATTCGGTGATCGGTGAAATCAAGCGGATGACCGAAGATCCGAAGTTCAAAGGGACGGTCAGCGACATCGGCGGCCCGACAGCGAACATGTATCAAATGACATGCTCCAAGCCCGAAGTGGAGGAGAAATGTCGCCGCCAATCGTGCGTTCATCCCACGATCTGCAAGCTTTTAGGAACCAGTCACGAGCCCCTGATTGAACTGATGAAAGAGGCTCGCGAATTGCCCGGTATCAAGAAAGTGCTGGTGGCGAGTGGGATTCGGATGGACTTGGCCCGCCGCAGTCCCGAGTACATGAAAGACCTGGTGCAGCATCACGTTGGTGGGCATCTGAAAGTTGCTCCCGAGCATACCGATCCGGATGTGCTCAACAAAATGCGCAAACCATCGAACGACGACTTCGAAAAGTTCACAGCGTCGTTCATGAAGGAATCGAAGAAGGCGGGGAAGAAGCAGTACGTTGTCCCCTACTTCATCGCCAGCCATCCCGGCAGCGATCTCGATGCGATGATCAACCTGGCGGTGTTTTTGAAACAAAACGGCTATCGCCCTGATCAGGTGCAGGACTTCATTCCCGCGCCGTTCGATGTGGCGACCGCGATGTACTACACCGGCATGGACCCGTTCACTTTTAAGCCGGTCTACATTGCCAAGCAACTGAAAGATCGCAAGCTCCAGCGCGCTCTGCTGCAGTTCTTCAAGCCCGAGAATTATTTTGAAGTGCGCGAGGCTCTGCAGCGGGCTGGACGGACCGACTTGATTGGTGAAGGTTGCGACGCTTTGATCCCCGCCAATCCTCCGAAGGAAGCCCTCGCTCGTCGACGCTCGCAAGCCAACGAGCATTTCAGCGGGCAGTATGTCCATACGATTCCGAGCGGAAAGCCCGAAGCAAAAGATCGCCCAAATCCTGGGAAAACCGGCGATTCGCGCGGCGCGGTGAATCCGCAGTTCGCCAGCAAACCGCGCGTGAAGAAGCAAAAGTTTCGCCTCCCCTCGGGGAAAGTGATCGACGGCAATGCGCGTCCTGCAGGTGGCGCTGCACGACCTGCAACCGGTGGTGCGCGACCGGCGGGAGGATCGGGCGGACCTCGTCCTCCGATCACTGGCGGTACAGCGGGGGATGCTTCGCTGCAAAAGAAAAAGGGACGAAAAAAAGAGTCGCGGCATCAGCCCGGACCCGGCTATCGTCCCGATACCAAAAAGCATCAGGGATAA
- a CDS encoding thioredoxin family protein: MIRRMFLSLALIAAVVAPSFAAEIAPGEKAPEFKGLVGTDGKEYGLADMKDAKAVVVVFTCNRCPVAIDYEDRFIEFTKKYKEKGVSFVAINCNRRTEDLEAMKARAEEKGFNFPYVFDKTGATATEYGARVTPHIFVLDGNRAVQYVGAFDNSANEPTKHYVVDAVEAILAGKAPEVTQTKAVGCGIAK, translated from the coding sequence ATGATTCGTCGCATGTTTTTGTCGCTGGCGCTCATCGCCGCAGTCGTTGCCCCTTCGTTCGCTGCCGAAATCGCCCCCGGCGAAAAGGCTCCTGAGTTCAAGGGACTCGTGGGAACCGACGGCAAGGAATATGGCCTGGCCGACATGAAAGACGCCAAGGCTGTCGTGGTCGTCTTCACCTGCAATCGCTGCCCCGTGGCCATCGATTACGAAGATCGCTTCATCGAATTCACCAAGAAGTACAAGGAAAAGGGTGTTTCGTTCGTTGCTATCAACTGCAACCGCCGCACCGAAGATCTCGAAGCAATGAAGGCTCGTGCTGAAGAAAAGGGTTTCAACTTCCCCTACGTCTTCGACAAGACCGGTGCCACCGCCACGGAATACGGTGCCCGCGTTACCCCGCACATCTTTGTGCTCGATGGCAACCGCGCTGTGCAGTACGTCGGTGCGTTTGACAACAGCGCCAACGAACCGACTAAGCACTACGTGGTCGACGCCGTGGAAGCCATTCTGGCCGGCAAGGCTCCTGAAGTGACCCAGACCAAGGCTGTTGGTTGCGGTATCGCCAAGTAA
- a CDS encoding alpha/beta hydrolase-fold protein has translation MGLATKEPEWTTSGPVVSAEGTWTLETIDGHPCDLFQPAKPSPHKYTVLYLHGVHLNRLVDKRVFVEQFGKYGLNVVCPRTERSWWTDRICTEFSTKYSAQQFVMELVLPWIKQRLGCEPPRIALLGTSMGGQGALRFSYKFPNIFPIAAAISPAIDYQLRYDEGDVTIPQMYSDPEAARQDTALLHVHPLNWPRHQFFACDPEDTRWWDSADRLRMKLYSLGVPHTCDMETSGGGHSFEYYQLLAPTAVKFVFDALEQERLRLL, from the coding sequence ATGGGATTGGCAACCAAAGAGCCGGAGTGGACGACAAGTGGACCGGTGGTCTCGGCCGAGGGGACTTGGACGCTCGAGACGATCGATGGTCACCCATGCGACCTGTTTCAGCCTGCCAAGCCGAGTCCGCACAAATACACGGTGCTTTATCTGCATGGCGTGCATTTGAATCGGCTGGTGGATAAACGGGTGTTTGTCGAGCAATTTGGCAAGTATGGGCTGAATGTCGTTTGCCCACGCACCGAGCGAAGTTGGTGGACCGATCGCATTTGCACCGAGTTTAGTACGAAGTATTCGGCCCAGCAGTTTGTGATGGAACTGGTGCTGCCGTGGATCAAGCAGCGGCTGGGATGCGAGCCGCCCCGCATCGCCTTGCTTGGGACCAGCATGGGTGGGCAAGGAGCGCTGCGGTTTTCGTACAAGTTTCCGAACATCTTTCCGATTGCGGCGGCGATTTCTCCAGCGATTGATTATCAGCTGCGGTACGACGAGGGGGATGTGACGATTCCCCAGATGTACAGCGATCCGGAGGCAGCGCGACAAGATACGGCGCTCTTGCACGTGCATCCGCTCAATTGGCCTCGGCATCAGTTTTTCGCATGTGATCCTGAAGATACGCGCTGGTGGGACTCGGCCGATCGATTGCGCATGAAGCTCTATTCGCTGGGGGTTCCGCACACGTGCGACATGGAGACGAGTGGTGGCGGCCACAGCTTCGAGTACTACCAGCTGCTGGCCCCAACGGCTGTGAAGTTCGTGTTCGATGCCCTGGAGCAAGAGCGTTTGCGGTTGCTGTGA
- a CDS encoding glycosyltransferase, whose translation MPARVLQIIPTLVQGGAEKQCTLLATRLPRDEFEVHVAVLTHTGPYERELVAAGIPVHHIHKRWKVDPFAYFRLKKLIRDLQPQIVQTWLFAANSYGRSAAKSAGIKHILASERCVDPWKSTPALWLDRYQARYTEKIVTNSSGVVDFYKNSGIPADKFVVIPNGIPEKIISNSSLTRNDLLKSLNLPADGKLVGTIGRLWPQKRMKDAIWATDLLKCIRDDVHLLIIGDGPQRKLLEQFRAKVEIEDRVHFLGHRKDIAELLPHLDAFWLCSGYEGQSNSVMEAMQAGVPVIATDIPGNRDLMQSGEHGFLVDIGDRSEFAKKTELILNDATLRAKLITAAQHRMRTEFSLDKMIDGYAELYRSLLR comes from the coding sequence ATGCCCGCACGTGTTCTGCAAATCATTCCGACCCTCGTTCAAGGTGGCGCTGAAAAGCAGTGCACGCTGCTCGCGACACGTTTGCCACGAGACGAGTTTGAAGTGCACGTCGCGGTCCTGACACACACCGGGCCCTACGAGCGCGAACTAGTCGCGGCAGGCATTCCGGTGCATCACATCCACAAGCGCTGGAAGGTCGATCCATTTGCTTACTTCCGGCTCAAAAAACTGATCCGCGACCTGCAGCCGCAGATCGTGCAAACGTGGCTCTTCGCGGCCAACAGCTACGGACGATCAGCCGCCAAATCTGCTGGAATTAAGCATATTTTAGCGAGTGAACGGTGCGTCGATCCCTGGAAAAGCACTCCCGCACTGTGGCTCGATCGCTACCAAGCGCGCTACACCGAGAAGATCGTTACCAACAGCAGTGGCGTTGTCGATTTCTATAAGAACTCGGGAATACCTGCGGATAAGTTTGTCGTGATTCCGAACGGAATTCCTGAAAAGATTATTAGCAACTCTTCACTTACTCGCAACGATTTGCTGAAGAGTTTAAACCTGCCCGCGGATGGCAAACTGGTTGGAACAATTGGTCGGCTCTGGCCCCAAAAACGGATGAAGGATGCGATCTGGGCCACCGATTTGCTGAAATGTATTCGCGACGATGTCCATCTGCTGATCATCGGCGATGGTCCCCAGCGCAAACTCCTCGAGCAATTCCGCGCGAAAGTCGAAATCGAAGATCGAGTCCATTTCCTCGGGCATCGTAAAGATATTGCCGAGCTACTCCCCCACCTCGATGCCTTTTGGCTCTGCAGTGGCTACGAGGGGCAATCCAACAGTGTGATGGAAGCGATGCAGGCGGGGGTGCCGGTAATCGCAACCGATATTCCTGGCAATCGTGATTTGATGCAGAGTGGCGAGCATGGCTTTCTGGTCGACATCGGTGACCGCAGCGAATTCGCGAAAAAAACCGAATTGATCCTGAACGATGCCACACTTCGAGCGAAGCTGATCACAGCTGCTCAGCACCGCATGCGGACGGAGTTTTCGCTCGACAAAATGATTGACGGTTATGCGGAGCTGTATCGAAGCTTGCTCCGCTAG
- a CDS encoding TlpA disulfide reductase family protein, with translation MSRSLSLLTLATLMISALLLGCEQSAPVMTQPTPTKVAPPVLSAEAAPAKSPNAISPEAVVLTMGNEELLAESLKKHRGKLVFVDYWATWCGPCVEFFPHTVQLHEKFGDKGLEVISVSFDNLAEEGKVRLFLADQGAKFENILSSYNGASVEAAEGFQFEGVLPHFRLYGRDGSLLAKWDGAPENIDAEIERLISGVDPVSPAAEAPSTETPTETAAPVASEQ, from the coding sequence ATGTCGCGCAGCCTCTCGCTACTCACGCTCGCCACACTGATGATTTCTGCTCTGCTTCTCGGCTGTGAGCAGTCGGCCCCGGTCATGACCCAGCCAACCCCGACCAAGGTTGCACCGCCGGTGTTGAGTGCCGAAGCAGCGCCGGCAAAATCCCCCAACGCGATTTCCCCCGAGGCTGTGGTGCTCACCATGGGGAATGAGGAACTACTCGCCGAATCGCTGAAGAAACATCGGGGCAAGCTGGTGTTTGTGGACTACTGGGCCACTTGGTGCGGCCCGTGCGTCGAGTTCTTTCCGCACACGGTTCAGTTGCACGAAAAGTTTGGAGACAAGGGACTCGAAGTGATTTCGGTCAGCTTCGATAATCTCGCTGAGGAAGGAAAAGTACGACTCTTCCTGGCCGATCAAGGAGCCAAGTTCGAAAACATCCTGAGCAGCTATAACGGCGCGAGTGTCGAAGCCGCAGAAGGTTTTCAGTTCGAAGGGGTGCTGCCTCATTTTCGTCTGTATGGTCGTGATGGTTCGCTTCTCGCCAAGTGGGATGGAGCGCCCGAGAACATCGACGCTGAAATCGAGCGTTTGATCAGCGGCGTCGATCCAGTATCACCTGCTGCTGAAGCCCCCTCGACAGAAACCCCCACGGAAACAGCGGCACCAGTTGCCAGCGAGCAATAG
- the hpt gene encoding hypoxanthine phosphoribosyltransferase, translating into MKILVSEAEIQASVEQLAQTIREREQGRPLTVIAIMTGSIVFLADLIRKLDMPLRVGVVQTSSYVGTTRGKLRINSEMMPDIAGRDVLLIDDIFDTGHTLFEVIGMLDEFGPKSIRSAVLLKKKGRQEVKLEPDYVGFEIPDEFVVGYGLDYNDAYRNLPFLASLEPADIEGTTP; encoded by the coding sequence GTGAAAATTCTGGTCTCCGAAGCTGAAATCCAGGCCTCCGTCGAGCAACTTGCTCAAACGATCCGCGAGCGCGAACAAGGTCGACCACTCACGGTCATTGCGATCATGACTGGCAGCATCGTGTTTCTGGCCGACTTGATTCGCAAGCTCGATATGCCGCTGCGAGTGGGTGTGGTGCAAACCAGCAGCTATGTCGGAACCACACGCGGCAAACTCCGCATCAATTCCGAGATGATGCCCGATATCGCGGGGCGTGATGTGCTGCTGATCGACGATATCTTCGACACCGGTCACACGCTGTTCGAAGTCATCGGCATGCTCGACGAATTCGGCCCTAAAAGCATCCGCTCGGCTGTGCTGCTGAAGAAAAAAGGTCGACAGGAAGTGAAACTCGAGCCCGACTATGTCGGCTTTGAGATTCCCGACGAATTCGTCGTCGGCTATGGGCTAGACTACAACGATGCTTACCGGAACTTGCCGTTCCTGGCGTCGCTCGAGCCAGCCGACATCGAAGGCACCACTCCATGA